The Deltaproteobacteria bacterium genomic sequence TGAATCCCATGCTCGGAGTATTCTTCCGTTAACACCTGTGCCAGGGTCCGCATCATCACACGCGGATAGTAGAGCGACTGGCCGGTGAGTCGTTTGCGCCCGCGCAAAGATGCCGCGTTATTGGAAATCAGGAATGTTCCAGCTCCTTTTTTCCGCATGGCAGGTAATACCTCTTTCGCGACAAGAAACGGACCGCGACTGGAAATGTCCTGCGCCGTGTCGAACATCTCTAACGGGATGTATTCCAGCAATTCTTTGTCGGGTGGGAGGTCACGTCCTTCGAGATACCCCGCGTTATAGACCAGCACCTCTGGGTCTCCCACTTTCTCACGAATCGTCGCGAAGGCCTGAGCGATGGAAGCAGGTGAGGCGAGATCGAGTTCGACAATTATACCTTTCCCACCTTGCTCGTGGACCGCCTTTTCCAGCGCGACAG encodes the following:
- a CDS encoding SDR family oxidoreductase; amino-acid sequence: MSENRQPVAVVIGATSKWQADGRNTKLAHGKVLDDSDLPVSARWGIGGAVAQKFAKEGFFVVMTTRSRANAVALEKAVHEQGGKGIIVELDLASPASIAQAFATIREKVGDPEVLVYNAGYLEGRDLPPDKELLEYIPLEMFDTAQDISSRGPFLVAKEVLPAMRKKGAGTFLISNNAASLRGRKRLTGQSLYYPRVMMRTLAQVLTEEYSEHGIHVANVIIDGLIDSPGTRALPMAQQRPEIVMSPVKIAEAFYYLHTQDKSCWTHELQLTPYSTKPSF